In Helianthus annuus cultivar XRQ/B chromosome 9, HanXRQr2.0-SUNRISE, whole genome shotgun sequence, the following are encoded in one genomic region:
- the LOC110895172 gene encoding uncharacterized protein LOC110895172 — MENKTRMKNKYKKPTTLNCYAGSRYRFSLMVCSFIGCVLLFHLYFLNQSQHSQHAVMQMNSDHPYYRELVEVEDDGIKIPPPRKRSPRAIKRKPKRPTTLIEEFLDESSQLRYIFFPGQKTAIDPLNDAGNESLYYHPGRIWLDTDGNPIQAHGGGILYDDRSRTYYWYGEYKDGPTYYAHKKAAARVDIIGVGCYSSKDLWTWKNEGIVLAAEEANETHDLHTSNVLERPKVIYNKNTNKYVMWMHIDDANYTKASVGIAISNSPTGPFDYIRSTRPHGFESRDMTIFKDDDDVAYLVYSSEDNSELHIGPLTQDYLDVTNVMRRILVGQHREAPALFKHEGTYYMITSGCTGWAPNEALAHAAESVMGPWETMGNPCVGGNKVFRLATFFAQSTFVLPLHGFPGVFIFMADRWNPADLRDSRYVWLPLLVGGPVDRPLDYSFGFPLWPRVSIYWHKRWKLPYKWSGKN; from the exons ATGGAGAACAAAACGAGGATGAAGAACAAATACAAGAAACCAACCACTTTAAATTGCTATGCAGGAAGCAGATATCGGTTCTCCCTTATGGTATGCAGCTTCATAGGATGCGTACTCCTGTTTCACTTGTACTTCCTTAACCAAAGTCAACACAGTCAACACGCGGTAATGCAAATGAACAGTGACCATCCATATTACCGTGAGCTAGTAGAAGTGGAAGACGATGGCATTAAAATCCCACCACCTAGAAAGCGGTCCCCACGTGCAATTAAACGGAAACCTAAACGACCAACCACCCTGATTGAAGAGTTTCTCGATGAATCTTCTCAACTTAGATACATATTCTTTCCTGGTCAAAAGACTGCCATTGACCCACTTAATGATGCTGGTAACGAAAGTCTTTATTATCATCCTGGTAGAATCTGGTTGGATACTGACGGGAATCCTATTCAAGCTCATGGTGGAGGTATTCTATATGATGATCGATCAAGAACGTACTACTGGTATGGTGAATATAAAGATGGACCCACTTACTATGCTCACAAAAAGGCAGCAGCTCGG GTTGACATCATCGGTGTGGGTTGCTATTCTTCAAAAGATCTTTGGACATGGAAGAACGAGGGTATCGTGTTAGCAGCCGAAGAAGCAAACGAAACGCATGATCTTCATACATCTAATGTATTAGAAAGACCAAAAGTAATTTAtaacaaaaatacaaataaatatgtaaTGTGGATGCATATTGACGACGCCAACTACACCAAAGCGTCTGTAGGAATCGCCATCAGCAACTCCCCGACGGGCCCCTTCGACTACATCAGAAGCACAAGACCACACGGTTTCGAAAGTCGAGACATGACCATTTTCAAAGATGATGATGACGTGGCGTATCTGGTGTACTCTTCAGAAGACAACAGTGAGCTTCATATTGGGCCGCTGACACAAGATTACCTTGATGTGACAAATGTCATGAGACGGATTCTCGTGGGCCAGCACCGTGAAGCTCCAGCGCTGTTCAAGCATGAAGGGACTTATTACATGATCACTTCGGGTTGCACTGGGTGGGCTCCAAACGAGGCCCTGGCCCATGCAGCGGAATCTGTTATGGGCCCATGGGAGACGATGGGGAATCCATGTGTTGGGGGTAACAAAGTCTTTCGGCTTGCTACGTTTTTCGCCCAAAGCACGTTTGTTCTTCCTTTACATGGGTTTCCGGGTGTTTTTATATTTATGGCAGACCGATGGAACCCTGCGGATTTACGGGACTCGAGGTATGTATGGTTGCCTTTGTTGGTTGGGGGACCTGTAGACCGCCCCCTTGACTACTCGTTCGGGTTCCCTTTGTGGCCTCGGGTGTCGATATATTGGCATAAAAGATGGAAACTTCCCTATAAATGGAGTGGTAAAAACTAA